The following are from one region of the Terriglobia bacterium genome:
- a CDS encoding DUF47 family protein — MGLNSFLRFFLPQDDKFLPLFEQAADNLREAAQIYANLGRASTRDEIISVRDQIKKLEHVGDKLTHSIFEELNRSFITPFDREDIYSLTKSLDDVLDLMDHVAEILVLYRIDRIENGMSMMFEVTHRAVNDIHRSIRSLRNANYETIRAQVISVHALENEGDRLYRHFIGNLYAEEHDAIRLMKYSSIYNEIEHAIDKCEDLMNAIEGLVLKQA, encoded by the coding sequence ATGGGTCTCAACTCTTTCCTGCGCTTCTTCCTGCCGCAAGACGACAAATTCCTGCCGCTCTTCGAACAGGCAGCGGACAACCTGCGGGAGGCGGCGCAGATTTACGCGAACCTTGGCAGAGCGTCGACGCGGGACGAAATCATTTCGGTTCGGGATCAGATCAAAAAACTCGAACACGTCGGGGACAAACTGACACATTCGATCTTCGAGGAACTGAACCGCTCGTTCATTACCCCGTTTGACCGGGAAGACATCTATTCATTGACGAAAAGTCTCGACGATGTGCTCGACCTTATGGACCACGTCGCAGAGATTCTTGTGCTTTACCGCATCGACAGGATCGAAAACGGCATGAGCATGATGTTCGAGGTTACCCATCGGGCGGTGAACGACATTCATCGCAGCATTCGCAGTTTGCGAAACGCGAACTATGAAACCATCCGTGCGCAGGTTATCAGTGTTCATGCGCTGGAAAACGAAGGCGACCGCCTCTACCGCCACTTTATCGGAAATCTGTATGCAGAAGAACACGACGCCATCCGCCTGATGAAGTACAGCTCGATCTATAACGAGATCGAGCACGCGATCGACAAGTGCGAAGATCTCATGAATGCGATCGAAGGACTGGTACTCAAGCAAGCCTAG